One segment of Streptomyces roseifaciens DNA contains the following:
- a CDS encoding NAD-dependent epimerase/dehydratase family protein: MPASRTVLLTGAAGRIGTHLRTRLPALGHRLRLFDARPVPGEPDAVTADLADREALRKAVDGVDAVVHLAGIPLEASFEDILRANVEGTYRLYEAVREAGVRRVVLASSNHAVGFAPVPAEGAPLLPVETAHRPDTFYGLSKCFGEDLASLYRDRHGIQTVSLRIGACFPEPVSVRMLSVWLSPGDCARLVHAALTADGVGHTVAYGSSANTRLWWDLSTARALGYEPQDDSEPYAPALLAAESGTPREGHGRVGGEFCAAEPPRWNPG, translated from the coding sequence ATGCCCGCATCCCGCACGGTCCTCCTCACCGGCGCGGCCGGCCGCATCGGCACCCACCTGCGCACCCGGCTGCCCGCCCTCGGCCACCGGCTGCGCCTGTTCGACGCCCGGCCGGTGCCGGGCGAGCCGGACGCGGTCACCGCGGACCTCGCCGACCGCGAGGCGCTGCGCAAGGCCGTCGACGGCGTGGACGCGGTCGTCCACCTGGCGGGCATCCCCCTGGAGGCGTCCTTCGAGGACATCCTGCGCGCCAACGTCGAGGGCACGTACCGCCTGTACGAGGCCGTCCGGGAGGCGGGCGTACGGCGCGTGGTCCTCGCCTCCAGCAACCACGCCGTCGGCTTCGCGCCCGTCCCCGCGGAGGGCGCCCCGCTCCTGCCCGTGGAGACCGCGCACCGCCCGGACACCTTCTACGGCCTCTCCAAGTGCTTCGGCGAGGACCTGGCCTCCCTCTACCGGGACCGGCACGGCATCCAGACCGTGTCCCTGCGCATCGGTGCCTGCTTCCCCGAGCCCGTGTCGGTACGCATGCTGTCGGTCTGGCTGAGCCCCGGCGACTGCGCCCGGCTCGTGCACGCCGCCCTGACGGCGGACGGCGTCGGCCACACCGTCGCCTACGGCAGCTCCGCGAACACCAGGCTCTGGTGGGACCTGTCGACCGCCCGCGCCCTCGGCTACGAGCCCCAGGACGACTCCGAGCCGTACGCGCCCGCCCTGCTGGCCGCGGAGAGCGGAACCCCGCGGGAGGGCCACGGCCGCGTCGGCGGCGAGTTCTGCGCGGCCGAGCCGCCCCGCTGGAACCCGGGCTGA
- a CDS encoding serine hydrolase domain-containing protein — MPSPTAAQGTVVRGTVAKGYEGVREEFEATFAEERAGHSAQLAAYVDGEQVVDLWGGPGMEGDSLTGVFSSTKGAAHLVVALLVQEGVLDLDREVAHYWPEFAAAGKESVTLRDLLAHRAGVVGAEDGFTTEELADDRAIAEKLAGQRPHWRPGTAFGYHALVIGALTGEVVRRATGRTMQELYEERIRAPYGIDFYMGLPEEHERRVLDIQPMDPTPGQKRALLENAPGPQSLTGIAFNLNHPRPTVLEDLPNHRVIRAGGPASVGGMASARGLARMYAAAISGVGGKEALLTPATAADFAQIHSIGYDVVARQHQAFGLGFGAMGDKYPFLGARAFGHGGAAGSQAFADPSNGLAFGFNRRRYGFRDDNDAQVARLAKAVGEAVGR, encoded by the coding sequence ATGCCGAGCCCCACCGCCGCGCAGGGGACCGTCGTCCGGGGAACCGTCGCCAAGGGGTACGAGGGCGTCCGCGAGGAGTTCGAGGCCACCTTCGCCGAGGAGCGGGCCGGGCACTCCGCCCAGCTCGCCGCCTACGTCGACGGCGAGCAGGTCGTCGACCTGTGGGGCGGCCCCGGCATGGAGGGCGACTCGCTCACCGGCGTGTTCTCCTCCACCAAGGGCGCGGCCCACCTCGTCGTCGCCCTCCTCGTCCAGGAAGGCGTGCTCGACCTCGACCGCGAGGTCGCCCACTACTGGCCCGAATTCGCCGCCGCCGGCAAGGAATCCGTCACCCTGCGCGACCTCCTCGCCCACCGGGCCGGAGTCGTCGGAGCCGAGGACGGCTTCACCACGGAAGAGCTCGCCGACGACCGCGCCATAGCCGAGAAGCTGGCCGGCCAGCGGCCCCACTGGCGCCCCGGCACCGCCTTCGGCTACCACGCCCTCGTCATCGGCGCCCTGACCGGCGAGGTCGTCCGCCGCGCCACCGGACGCACCATGCAGGAGCTCTACGAGGAGCGCATCCGCGCCCCCTACGGCATCGACTTCTACATGGGCCTGCCCGAGGAGCACGAGCGCCGCGTCCTCGACATCCAGCCCATGGACCCGACGCCCGGCCAGAAGCGCGCCCTGCTCGAGAACGCCCCCGGGCCGCAGAGCCTGACGGGCATCGCCTTCAACCTCAACCACCCCCGGCCCACCGTGCTGGAGGACCTGCCGAACCACCGCGTCATCCGCGCGGGCGGCCCCGCCTCCGTCGGCGGCATGGCCTCCGCGCGCGGCCTGGCCCGCATGTACGCGGCCGCCATCAGCGGCGTCGGCGGCAAGGAGGCGCTGCTGACGCCCGCCACCGCCGCCGACTTCGCCCAGATCCACTCCATCGGCTACGACGTGGTCGCGCGCCAGCACCAGGCCTTCGGCCTGGGCTTCGGCGCCATGGGGGACAAGTACCCCTTCCTCGGCGCCCGCGCCTTCGGCCACGGCGGCGCCGCCGGCTCCCAGGCCTTCGCCGACCCGTCCAACGGCCTGGCCTTCGGCTTCAACCGCCGCCGGTACGGCTTCCGCGACGACAACGACGCGCAGGTCGCGCGCCTGGCCAAGGCCGTCGGCGAGGCGGTGGGCCGCTGA
- a CDS encoding endonuclease/exonuclease/phosphatase family protein: MPARPSTRRSLRRPAALGSLVAGALAAGLLAAPQQANAEGLRIHDIQGRTRVSPLAGQQVSDVPGVVTAVRAFGSARGFWIQDTRPDRNDATSEGVFVFTGSTAPSVAVGDAVTVSATVTEYYPGGEKAGLQSVTQLTRATWTVHSSGNALPAPVRLRPSQIPDRYAPDARGGSVEKLALRPGSYALDRYESLEGMRVSVQDAPVVGATSEHKDLWVTAEPRHNRTARGGTLYGSYGDPNAGRVKVVSLIPFAQRPFPVANVGDELTGTTAGPLDYDNFGGYTLQATELGKLADRGLKRETTRKQRSDELAVATYNVENLSPRTPQAKFDRLAAALVTNLASPDIVALEEVQDDNGTTDDGTVDAGHTLRKLTDAIKAAGGPAYEWRQINPVNGQDGGQPGGNIRTAFLFNPARVSFTDTPGGDSTTAVKAVRAGGKAALTASPGRIDPGNAAWANSRKPLAGQFTFRGQRVFVVANHFNSKGGDQGVDSRFQPPARPSEVQRKEQAKSVNAFVKQLLAADRHANVIVAGDLNDFQFSSAVKTLTAGKALTDQVDRLPRNERYGYVYQGNSQVLDHILTSPHVRRVDYDIVHINAEFADQASDHDPQVLRWKP, from the coding sequence GTGCCCGCTCGCCCGTCCACCCGCCGCTCCCTGCGCAGACCCGCGGCCCTCGGCTCCCTCGTCGCCGGCGCGCTCGCCGCGGGGCTGCTCGCCGCCCCGCAGCAGGCGAACGCCGAGGGCCTGCGCATCCACGACATCCAGGGCAGGACCCGGGTGTCCCCGCTCGCCGGACAGCAGGTGTCGGACGTCCCCGGCGTCGTCACGGCCGTGCGCGCCTTCGGCTCGGCCCGCGGCTTCTGGATCCAGGACACCCGCCCGGACCGCAACGACGCGACGAGCGAGGGCGTCTTCGTCTTCACCGGCTCCACCGCGCCGTCCGTCGCCGTGGGCGACGCCGTGACCGTCTCCGCCACCGTCACCGAGTACTACCCGGGCGGCGAGAAGGCCGGCCTGCAGTCGGTCACCCAGCTCACCAGGGCCACGTGGACGGTGCACTCCTCCGGCAACGCCCTGCCCGCCCCGGTCAGGCTGCGCCCGTCGCAGATCCCCGACCGCTACGCCCCGGACGCGCGCGGCGGCTCCGTCGAGAAGCTCGCGCTGCGGCCGGGCTCGTACGCCCTGGACCGCTACGAGTCGCTGGAGGGCATGCGCGTCTCCGTGCAGGACGCCCCCGTCGTCGGCGCGACCAGCGAGCACAAGGACCTGTGGGTCACCGCCGAGCCGCGCCACAACCGCACCGCCCGCGGCGGCACCCTCTACGGCTCCTACGGCGACCCGAACGCCGGCCGGGTCAAGGTGGTCTCCCTGATCCCCTTCGCCCAGCGCCCCTTCCCCGTCGCGAACGTCGGCGACGAGCTGACCGGCACCACCGCCGGCCCGCTGGACTACGACAACTTCGGCGGCTACACCCTGCAGGCCACCGAGCTCGGCAAGCTCGCCGACCGCGGCCTGAAGCGCGAGACGACGCGCAAGCAGCGCAGCGACGAGCTCGCGGTCGCCACGTACAACGTGGAGAACCTCTCCCCCAGGACGCCGCAGGCGAAGTTCGACCGGCTGGCGGCCGCGCTGGTCACCAACCTCGCCTCGCCCGACATCGTCGCCCTGGAGGAGGTCCAGGACGACAACGGCACCACCGACGACGGCACCGTGGACGCCGGCCACACGCTGAGGAAGCTCACGGACGCCATCAAGGCGGCCGGCGGCCCGGCGTACGAGTGGCGGCAGATCAACCCCGTCAACGGTCAGGACGGCGGCCAGCCGGGCGGCAACATCCGCACCGCGTTCCTCTTCAACCCCGCACGGGTCTCCTTCACCGACACCCCCGGCGGCGACTCCACCACCGCCGTCAAGGCCGTCCGCGCGGGCGGCAAGGCCGCGCTGACCGCCTCCCCCGGCCGCATCGACCCCGGCAACGCCGCGTGGGCGAACAGCCGCAAGCCCCTCGCGGGCCAGTTCACCTTCCGGGGCCAGCGGGTCTTCGTCGTCGCGAACCACTTCAACTCCAAGGGCGGCGACCAGGGCGTCGACAGCCGCTTCCAGCCCCCGGCCCGCCCGTCGGAGGTGCAGCGCAAGGAGCAGGCCAAGTCGGTGAACGCCTTCGTCAAGCAGCTGCTGGCGGCCGACCGGCACGCGAACGTCATCGTCGCGGGCGACCTGAACGACTTCCAGTTCTCGTCCGCCGTGAAGACCCTCACCGCGGGCAAGGCGCTGACCGACCAGGTCGACCGGCTGCCGCGCAACGAGCGCTACGGCTACGTCTACCAGGGCAACTCGCAGGTGCTGGACCACATCCTGACCAGCCCTCACGTGCGCCGCGTGGACTACGACATCGTGCACATCAACGCGGAGTTCGCCGACCAGGCGAGCGACCACGACCCGCAGGTGTTGCGCTGGAAGCCGTAG
- the dapA gene encoding 4-hydroxy-tetrahydrodipicolinate synthase, whose translation MTPTPTSPFGRTVCAMVTPFTPEGELDLDGAQALADRLVGDGGCDGLVLNGTTGESPTTGDAEKSALVRAVAEAVGDRARITAGVGSADTRHTVELARAAEAAGAHGVLVVTPYYSRPPQEDIAEHFLTVADGTGLPVMLYDIPGRTATRIEPGTMLRLAEHPRIAGVKDCAYDLLGSAKVIAATDLAYYSGSEELNLPLRAVGATGYVSTVANVAGPLLAAALDAFDRGAPAEATRLHQQVLPLTGLMMASGLPGTVTAKALLNALGLPGGPVRAPLRAASPDRTEALVKAYDAAVLGPSGV comes from the coding sequence ATGACGCCCACTCCCACCAGCCCCTTCGGCCGTACCGTCTGCGCGATGGTCACCCCCTTCACCCCGGAGGGAGAGCTCGACCTCGACGGCGCGCAGGCCCTGGCCGACCGCCTCGTCGGGGACGGCGGCTGCGACGGCCTCGTCCTCAACGGCACCACCGGGGAGTCGCCGACCACCGGCGACGCGGAGAAGAGCGCGCTCGTGCGGGCCGTGGCCGAGGCCGTCGGCGACCGGGCCCGCATCACGGCGGGCGTCGGCTCGGCCGACACCCGGCACACCGTGGAACTGGCCCGGGCCGCCGAGGCGGCAGGAGCGCACGGCGTGCTCGTGGTGACCCCCTACTACAGCCGGCCGCCGCAGGAGGACATCGCCGAGCACTTCCTGACCGTGGCCGACGGGACCGGACTGCCCGTGATGCTCTACGACATCCCGGGCCGCACCGCCACCCGCATCGAACCCGGCACCATGCTGCGCCTGGCCGAGCACCCGCGCATCGCCGGGGTCAAGGACTGCGCGTACGACCTGCTGGGCAGCGCGAAGGTCATCGCGGCCACGGACCTCGCGTACTACTCGGGCTCCGAGGAGCTCAACCTCCCGCTGCGCGCCGTGGGCGCGACCGGCTACGTCAGCACGGTCGCCAACGTCGCGGGCCCGCTGCTGGCCGCGGCCCTTGACGCCTTCGACCGCGGCGCCCCGGCGGAGGCCACCCGCCTGCACCAGCAGGTGCTGCCCCTGACCGGACTGATGATGGCGTCCGGCCTCCCCGGCACGGTCACGGCGAAGGCCCTGCTGAACGCCCTCGGCCTGCCCGGTGGGCCGGTGCGGGCACCGCTGCGGGCGGCGTCCCCGGACCGTACGGAAGCACTGGTCAAGGCATACGACGCCGCAGTTCTCGGCCCGTCCGGCGTGTGA
- a CDS encoding response regulator transcription factor, which yields MVRTALRAILGAEEDLEVVGEATTGAEAVSVVRELRPDVVLMDVRMPEVDGIRATEQLIGGMDSPPRVLVVTTFENDSYVYDALRAGASGFLLKRSGADELVQAVRLVARTDSLLFPSAVRALAAEHAEARRARTAAGKLRAQLSDREAEVLRLMARGLSNAEIAEQLVLGAATVKTHVAGALAKLGVRNRTQAVIAAYECGFVSPR from the coding sequence ATGGTGCGGACCGCCCTGCGGGCAATCCTGGGCGCCGAGGAGGACCTGGAGGTCGTCGGCGAGGCCACGACCGGCGCGGAAGCGGTCTCCGTCGTCCGCGAACTGCGCCCCGACGTCGTCCTGATGGACGTACGGATGCCCGAGGTCGACGGGATCCGGGCCACCGAGCAGCTGATCGGCGGCATGGACTCCCCGCCGCGCGTCCTGGTCGTCACCACGTTCGAGAACGACAGCTACGTGTACGACGCGCTGCGCGCCGGCGCCAGCGGCTTCCTCCTCAAGCGGTCGGGCGCCGACGAACTCGTCCAGGCCGTCCGGCTCGTGGCCCGCACCGACTCGCTGCTCTTCCCCTCCGCCGTGCGCGCCCTGGCGGCGGAACACGCGGAGGCCCGCCGGGCGAGGACGGCCGCCGGGAAGCTGCGCGCGCAGCTGTCGGACCGGGAGGCGGAGGTCCTCCGCCTGATGGCCCGGGGCCTGTCGAACGCCGAGATCGCCGAGCAGCTCGTCCTGGGCGCGGCGACGGTGAAGACCCACGTGGCAGGCGCCCTGGCCAAACTGGGCGTCCGCAACCGCACCCAGGCGGTCATCGCGGCCTACGAGTGCGGTTTCGTGTCCCCGCGCTGA
- a CDS encoding alkaline phosphatase PhoX, with protein sequence MTLSRRDFAKRSAVAGAGVALTGSVGVLASAPGALAGAVPEQSGARPRPRPGYGPLVPDPKGLLALPAGFSYRVVTRAGVTKLESGEHTPSNHDGTAAFAGPRGATVLVNNHELKGPRAGWKHPVPLTEGLVYDPAASGGCTVVEVSHDGSHVAERVGIAGTSTNCAGGATPWGTWLTCEETEDKAGRNGMTKDHGYVFEVDPLDRRANRAPKPVKALGRYAHEAVVTDPSRGHLYLTEDASGPNGLLYRWTPPKGFRHGRGRLRTLADDAGALQAFKCFDSGGRFVDDLARATRTGTVYGVDWVGVPDRDAGSVPVRKQFKDGEVTRARKLEGMWWADGGAYIVASFAREESPAQHDGQVWFYNPGRRTLTLKVRLGVNKDPGRDGAFDGPDNITVSPHGGLVVAEDGEGIQHLFGALDDGRTYPIARNELNIGTAQKPEYSEFTGVTFSPDGKTLFANIQDPGIMLAITGPWRRQGR encoded by the coding sequence ATGACCCTCAGCCGAAGAGACTTCGCGAAACGATCCGCCGTCGCCGGTGCCGGGGTGGCCCTGACCGGCAGCGTCGGCGTGCTCGCCAGTGCCCCCGGAGCCCTGGCGGGCGCCGTGCCGGAGCAGTCCGGCGCCCGCCCCCGCCCCCGGCCCGGCTACGGGCCCCTCGTGCCGGACCCGAAGGGCCTGCTGGCGCTGCCCGCCGGGTTCTCCTACCGCGTCGTGACCCGGGCCGGCGTCACCAAGCTGGAGTCCGGCGAGCACACGCCCTCGAACCACGACGGCACCGCCGCCTTCGCAGGCCCCCGCGGCGCCACCGTCCTCGTCAACAACCACGAGCTCAAGGGCCCCCGGGCCGGCTGGAAGCACCCGGTGCCCCTCACCGAGGGCCTCGTCTACGACCCGGCCGCGTCCGGCGGCTGTACCGTCGTCGAGGTCTCCCACGACGGCTCGCACGTCGCCGAGCGGGTCGGCATCGCGGGCACGTCCACCAACTGCGCCGGCGGCGCCACCCCCTGGGGCACCTGGCTGACCTGCGAGGAGACCGAGGACAAGGCCGGCCGGAACGGCATGACCAAGGACCACGGCTACGTCTTCGAGGTCGACCCGCTCGACCGCCGCGCCAACCGTGCCCCCAAGCCCGTCAAGGCGCTGGGCCGCTACGCCCACGAGGCCGTCGTCACCGACCCCTCCCGCGGCCACCTCTACCTCACCGAGGACGCCTCGGGCCCGAACGGCCTGCTCTACCGCTGGACCCCGCCGAAGGGCTTCCGGCACGGCCGCGGCCGGCTGCGCACCCTCGCCGACGACGCGGGCGCGCTCCAGGCCTTCAAGTGCTTCGACTCCGGCGGCCGCTTCGTCGACGACCTCGCCCGCGCCACCCGGACGGGCACGGTCTACGGCGTCGACTGGGTCGGCGTGCCCGACCGCGACGCCGGGTCGGTGCCGGTGCGCAAGCAGTTCAAGGACGGCGAGGTCACCCGGGCCCGCAAGCTGGAGGGCATGTGGTGGGCGGACGGGGGCGCGTACATCGTCGCGTCGTTCGCCCGGGAGGAGAGCCCCGCCCAGCACGACGGCCAGGTGTGGTTCTACAACCCCGGGCGCCGCACCCTCACCCTGAAGGTGCGCCTCGGCGTCAACAAGGACCCGGGCCGGGACGGCGCCTTCGACGGCCCGGACAACATCACCGTCTCGCCGCACGGCGGCCTGGTGGTGGCCGAGGACGGCGAGGGGATCCAGCACCTCTTCGGCGCCCTCGACGACGGCCGCACGTACCCCATCGCCCGCAACGAGCTCAACATCGGTACCGCTCAGAAGCCCGAGTACAGCGAGTTCACCGGGGTCACCTTCTCGCCGGACGGCAAAACGCTCTTCGCCAACATCCAGGATCCCGGCATCATGCTGGCGATCACCGGCCCCTGGCGCCGTCAGGGCAGGTGA
- a CDS encoding TerD family protein, producing MTAMTPGSNIPLSVARVTVDVTAPVRLDVSGLLLTADGKVRSDDDFVFYNQPSGPGVSHRAASGGAPDAIVVDTAAVPAGIEKIVVTASPDAQGASFAGVEPTATVRSTDDGSVLATFTPPRLGSETALVIVEVYRRAGAWKVRAVGQGYANGLAGIATDFGVSVEEPAAPAPAPAAPAPVQPAAPVPPMPVAAPAAPAAPPAPPAPAPGTGKINLDKGRVSLQKNQTVSLVKGGRPLTQSVKMGLGWEPAWGAPAIDLDASVIAYGPDRNMIDACYFNKLQILNGAIQHSGDNLTGEGSGDDETITVHMEGLPPEVTGLVFTVSSFTGQKFNQVAKAYCRLLDARTGEELVRFDLTGAEPKTGVLMAKFIRQYSGEWEMTALGEFVKSRTVRDLVKPAAQAL from the coding sequence ATGACCGCTATGACACCCGGCTCGAACATCCCTCTCTCCGTCGCCCGCGTGACGGTGGACGTCACCGCCCCGGTGCGGCTCGACGTATCGGGCCTGCTGCTCACCGCCGACGGCAAGGTGCGCTCCGACGACGACTTCGTCTTCTACAACCAGCCTTCCGGGCCGGGCGTGAGCCACCGCGCCGCGTCCGGCGGCGCGCCCGACGCCATCGTGGTGGACACCGCCGCCGTCCCGGCCGGCATCGAGAAGATCGTGGTGACCGCCAGCCCCGACGCCCAGGGCGCGAGCTTCGCCGGCGTCGAGCCGACCGCCACCGTCCGCAGCACCGACGACGGCTCGGTCCTCGCCACGTTCACCCCGCCCCGGCTGGGTTCCGAGACCGCCCTGGTGATCGTGGAGGTCTACCGGCGGGCGGGCGCCTGGAAGGTGCGCGCGGTCGGTCAGGGGTACGCGAACGGCCTGGCGGGCATCGCCACCGACTTCGGCGTGAGCGTGGAGGAGCCCGCGGCCCCCGCGCCTGCCCCCGCGGCCCCCGCGCCCGTGCAGCCGGCCGCCCCCGTGCCGCCGATGCCCGTGGCCGCCCCGGCCGCGCCCGCCGCTCCCCCGGCGCCGCCCGCCCCCGCCCCCGGCACCGGGAAGATCAACCTGGACAAGGGCCGGGTCAGCCTGCAGAAGAACCAGACGGTGTCCCTGGTCAAGGGCGGCCGGCCGCTGACGCAGTCGGTGAAGATGGGCCTGGGCTGGGAGCCCGCCTGGGGCGCCCCCGCCATCGACCTGGACGCCTCCGTCATCGCCTACGGCCCCGACCGCAACATGATCGACGCCTGTTACTTCAACAAGCTGCAGATCCTCAACGGCGCCATCCAGCACTCCGGCGACAACCTCACCGGCGAGGGCTCCGGCGACGACGAGACCATCACCGTGCACATGGAGGGCCTGCCGCCCGAGGTGACCGGCCTGGTCTTCACCGTCAGCTCCTTCACCGGCCAGAAGTTCAACCAGGTCGCCAAGGCCTACTGCCGCCTGCTCGACGCCCGCACGGGCGAGGAGCTGGTGCGCTTCGACCTGACCGGCGCGGAGCCCAAGACCGGTGTGCTCATGGCGAAGTTCATCCGGCAGTACTCGGGCGAGTGGGAGATGACGGCCCTGGGCGAGTTCGTGAAGTCGCGCACCGTGCGCGATCTGGTCAAGCCCGCGGCGCAGGCCCTGTGA
- the dapD gene encoding 2,3,4,5-tetrahydropyridine-2,6-dicarboxylate N-succinyltransferase produces MTDAVASRTTGAVAAGLATITEDGTVLDTWFPAPELTEDAGPAGTERLSAERAAELLGENALKAVGPDPRRGVEVVAVRTVVASLDDKPLDAHDVYLRLHLLSHRLVKPHGQNLDGIFGMLANVAWTSLGPVAVDRVETTRLAARAEGLHLQVTSIDKFPRMTDYVAPSGVRIADADRVRLGAHIGSGTTVMHEGFVNFNAGTLGTSMVEGRISAGVVVGDGTDIGGGASTMGTLSGGGKQIISIGERCLLGAESGIGIALGDECVVEAGLYVTAGTRVTLPDGEIVKALTLSGADNILFRRNSTTGAVEARPYKSTWGGLNEILHSHN; encoded by the coding sequence ATGACCGATGCTGTTGCCTCCCGTACCACCGGCGCCGTCGCCGCCGGCCTTGCCACGATCACCGAGGACGGGACCGTCCTCGACACCTGGTTCCCCGCCCCGGAGCTCACCGAGGACGCCGGCCCGGCCGGCACCGAGCGGCTGAGCGCCGAGCGCGCCGCCGAGCTGCTCGGCGAGAACGCCCTCAAGGCCGTCGGCCCGGACCCGCGCCGTGGCGTCGAGGTCGTGGCCGTCCGTACGGTCGTCGCCTCGCTGGACGACAAGCCGCTCGACGCGCACGACGTCTACCTGCGTCTGCACCTGCTCTCCCACCGCCTGGTCAAGCCGCACGGCCAGAACCTGGACGGCATCTTCGGCATGCTCGCCAACGTCGCCTGGACCTCGCTCGGCCCCGTCGCCGTCGACCGCGTCGAGACGACCCGCCTGGCCGCCCGCGCCGAGGGCCTGCACCTGCAGGTGACCAGCATCGACAAGTTCCCGCGGATGACGGACTACGTCGCCCCGTCCGGCGTGCGCATCGCCGACGCCGACCGCGTCCGCCTCGGCGCCCACATCGGCTCCGGCACCACCGTCATGCACGAGGGCTTCGTCAACTTCAACGCCGGCACGCTGGGCACCTCCATGGTCGAGGGCCGCATCAGCGCGGGTGTCGTCGTCGGCGACGGCACCGACATCGGCGGCGGCGCCTCCACCATGGGCACGCTCTCCGGCGGCGGCAAGCAGATCATCTCCATCGGCGAGCGCTGCCTGCTCGGCGCCGAGTCGGGCATCGGCATCGCGCTCGGCGACGAGTGCGTCGTCGAGGCCGGCCTGTACGTCACGGCCGGCACCCGCGTCACCCTGCCGGACGGCGAGATCGTCAAGGCGCTGACCCTCTCGGGCGCGGACAACATCCTCTTCCGCCGCAACTCCACGACGGGCGCCGTCGAGGCCCGCCCCTACAAGAGCACCTGGGGCGGCCTGAACGAGATCCTGCACAGCCACAACTAG
- a CDS encoding MsnO8 family LLM class oxidoreductase, whose product MTIRLSVLDRSRTRRGRPQGEALRDTVRFAQQAEALGYHRFWVSEHHSVPGVAGSAPTVLAAAVAAATSRIRVGTGGVMLPNHRTLVVAEQFGVLESLFPGRIDMGLGRSVGFTDGIRRALGTDKDAMGDFAGQLAELEGWFTGGTRTHDGVHARPAEGLRVPAFVLANEAGADLAAAAGAALVIGGLGGEERMLAAVDRYRAAFRPSAWWRRPYVVVAGNVAVAATREEARRLLVPEAWALAHARTHGAFPPLEPAEETEARAMSERERRLYEDGLRGHVHGTEDEVSAALGALVGRSGADEVLVTTSSYDREGLLDSYRRLARLAGLTAGPASRERLTGPAPRA is encoded by the coding sequence GTGACGATCCGGCTCTCCGTACTCGACCGCTCCCGCACCCGCCGGGGCCGCCCGCAGGGCGAGGCGCTGCGCGACACCGTGCGGTTCGCGCAGCAGGCCGAGGCGCTCGGCTACCACCGCTTCTGGGTCTCGGAGCACCACAGCGTGCCCGGCGTGGCGGGCTCGGCCCCGACCGTGCTCGCCGCGGCGGTGGCGGCCGCGACCTCGCGGATCAGGGTGGGCACGGGCGGTGTGATGCTGCCCAACCACCGCACGCTCGTCGTCGCCGAGCAGTTCGGGGTGCTGGAGTCCCTCTTCCCGGGCCGCATCGACATGGGCCTGGGCCGCTCGGTCGGCTTCACGGACGGCATCCGCAGGGCCCTGGGCACGGACAAGGACGCCATGGGGGACTTCGCCGGGCAGCTCGCCGAGCTGGAGGGCTGGTTCACCGGGGGTACGCGTACGCACGACGGGGTGCACGCCCGCCCGGCGGAGGGCCTGCGGGTCCCGGCGTTCGTCCTCGCCAACGAGGCGGGCGCGGACCTGGCTGCTGCCGCCGGGGCGGCCCTGGTGATCGGCGGCCTGGGCGGCGAGGAGCGGATGCTCGCCGCCGTCGACCGCTACCGGGCGGCCTTCCGGCCCTCGGCGTGGTGGCGGCGCCCGTACGTCGTGGTGGCGGGGAACGTGGCCGTCGCGGCCACCCGCGAGGAGGCCCGCAGGCTGCTCGTGCCCGAGGCGTGGGCGCTGGCGCACGCGCGGACGCACGGCGCCTTCCCGCCGCTGGAGCCCGCGGAGGAGACCGAGGCGCGGGCGATGAGCGAGCGGGAGCGCCGGCTGTACGAGGACGGGCTGCGCGGGCACGTCCACGGCACGGAGGACGAGGTGTCCGCCGCGCTCGGTGCGCTGGTCGGGCGCAGCGGCGCCGACGAGGTGCTCGTCACCACGTCCTCGTACGACCGGGAGGGGCTGCTGGACTCCTATCGCAGGCTGGCCCGGCTCGCCGGGCTGACCGCGGGGCCGGCGAGCCGGGAGCGGCTCACAGGGCCTGCGCCGCGGGCTTGA